The genome window TGTCTCTGTGTCTCTGTGTCTCTGTGGTGAACGATTACAAAATAGGGCAACCCTCGGTAGACGGGTGTCTAGTCGTCTGGTGAGTGGCCGCCTGGTATTTACCAGACTACCAGAATTCCGAAAGAGATAGAGCTGTTCTGCCATGAAAGAAATCGAGAAGACCTTTGGTCCGGAAGGGCTGATCGCTTCTAAGCTGGCAGGATATGAAACCAGGCCGGGGCAGATCAAGATGGCCTCTGCTGTCTGGCAGACGGTTGAAACTGAAGGCACCTTGATTGTGGAGGCCGGAACAGGGACAGGTAAGAGTTTGGCTTATCTTGTCCCTTTTATTTTCTGGGCGGTCAGAAATAAAAAGAGGGTGGTGATATCCACCTTTACCAAGGCCCTGCAGCAGCAGTTGATCGATAGCGATCTCCCCTTTCTGGCTGAAACCCTGTCTAAGGAGTTATCTTTCTGCTGGGCCTTGTGCCTGGGCGGGCAAAATTACCTCTGCCTGCGTCGGCTGGAGCAAACCCGGCAGCTTGGAATGTTTGAGAGCCAGGAGGAGGAGATAACTCATATCCTGGACTGGCGCAAAAAAACAGAGACCGGGCTGCGGGTTGAGCTTGAGTTTGAGGTCTCGCCCGATGTCTGGTCCCAGATCTGTCGGGAAAGCGACCTCTGCCTGAGTGGGAAATGCGCCTACGGGAAGGACTGTTTTTATCAACGAGCCAGGTTTACCCAATATCGGGCTCAAATCTTAGTGGTCAATCATCACCTCTACTTTGCCCACCTGGCTTCAGGGGAGCAGGTTCTGCCTGAATTCAGCGGACTTGTCTTTGATGAGGCCCATACCATAGAAGACGTGGCCACTGATTTCTTGGGGCTGGAAGTCTCCAATTCGGGTGTGAAATATGTGCTGGATAATATCCATAATCCCAGGACAGAAAAAGGACTGCTCCGCCGGCTTAAGAATCTAACCTCAAAAGAGTTTTCAAGGTTGGATGCCTTGAGGACTGAGACTCAGACAGCCTCTGAGGCCTTCTTTTCCAACCTGGCGGATCAATTTGGAAGAGAAAGCAGATCGCTAAGGCTGAGAAAGCCTAACTTAATCTCTAATATTCTTTATGAACCTTTAGCGGGGCTGGCTTCCGGCCTTCGTGAGATGATAAAAAAGGCGGATAGCCAGGAGGAAGAGATAGAGATAATGGCTGCTTCTCAGCGATGTGCGACCGTCAACCATTCATTAAAACACATCCTGGAACAGGACCTGGCTGATCATGTCTACTGGCTGGAGATTCAACGCCGGCTGAGATTCACCCGCTTTACCCTCAAGGCTTCTCCTCTCAATGTCGGAGAAGAGTTAAAAGAGCGGGTTTTTTCAGTCATAAAACCGGCTGTGCTTACTTCAGCCACCCTGACCACAGCCGGTCGCTTCGATTACATCCGAGACCGACTGGGACTTGACTCCTGTAAAGAACTGGTGGTCTCTTCTCCCTTTGATTACGAAAAGCAGGTCATCCTCTACCTGCCCCAGGGAATGCCTGATCCAAAAGAAGGCAGCGCCTATCTTGATTCATTAACCGAATGTCTTAAGACACTGCTGCCTCTAACTTCAGAACACAGAGTTCAGAACATAGAGCCCAGAGCCCAGAAGAAAATCCGCCTTCCGCATTCTGAAGTCTGCCATCCCGGGTACCCACGAAGTGGGTGCGCCATCCG of bacterium contains these proteins:
- a CDS encoding helicase C-terminal domain-containing protein — protein: MKEIEKTFGPEGLIASKLAGYETRPGQIKMASAVWQTVETEGTLIVEAGTGTGKSLAYLVPFIFWAVRNKKRVVISTFTKALQQQLIDSDLPFLAETLSKELSFCWALCLGGQNYLCLRRLEQTRQLGMFESQEEEITHILDWRKKTETGLRVELEFEVSPDVWSQICRESDLCLSGKCAYGKDCFYQRARFTQYRAQILVVNHHLYFAHLASGEQVLPEFSGLVFDEAHTIEDVATDFLGLEVSNSGVKYVLDNIHNPRTEKGLLRRLKNLTSKEFSRLDALRTETQTASEAFFSNLADQFGRESRSLRLRKPNLISNILYEPLAGLASGLREMIKKADSQEEEIEIMAASQRCATVNHSLKHILEQDLADHVYWLEIQRRLRFTRFTLKASPLNVGEELKERVFSVIKPAVLTSATLTTAGRFDYIRDRLGLDSCKELVVSSPFDYEKQVILYLPQGMPDPKEGSAYLDSLTECLKTLLPLTSEHRVQNIEPRAQKKIRLPHSEVCHPGYPRSGCAIRQGKGGTFILFTSFAALNQVYQKLKDSLTDRDVFKQGELPTARIIEKFKEGRHSILFGTNTFWQGVDVPGEDLISVIITKLPFAVPDEPITQARTEYLTAKGKNPFWDYQVPQAVILLRQGFGRLIRTQKDRGLVTICDPRIRTKSYGRIFLDSLPRCRVTSDLEEVKRFLDLLTERTERTPNIFGGNRSGIAARISTDK